The Hemiscyllium ocellatum isolate sHemOce1 chromosome 20, sHemOce1.pat.X.cur, whole genome shotgun sequence region GTAGAATAAATCCATGTTTAATTTTTGTTCATCATTAACTTAAGCCACAAGCTCCTGCAATTCATTAagaggcagtgttcagcaacTGCCATGAATCTCCTcaaaagtattcagccacagatTTCAAATTTCTTCATAAAACTATACACAAAATGTGGCCTTGAGGTGCTGTTGCAAATGATCTCctaccttttgtccttagtgtaagGCCTGAAGTTCTAgaattttgcatttgttttacAGGCAGAAAGAGTGCATGAACTCAATGAAGAAATAGGAAAGCTTTTGGCTAAAGCTGAACAACTTGGAGCTGAAGGAAATGTGGAAGAATCTCAGAAGGTCATGCAAGAAGTAGAAAGAGTACGCACAAAAAAAAGGGAAGCAGAGGTAAGTACTGTCTAGCAATGCTTTTAAAAGATCTGTTAATGGATAGCTGAGAATTAATCTACTGTGTTGCAACTGATGTTGGGCATGTGTATTCTCTCTTCTGTATTTCTTCCTGATTATTTGGATTCGTGCATTTAAGAACTGCCGATGTTTATACTcccgttgttgttgttgtttgtcTATCAAACTCTTAATTTTTGTGCAAATCCAATTTCTCAATTTACAGACGAGGTCAAATTGGGTTGGCATAATCAATAATGAAATTAGTTGATGATCAAAATTGACACATGAAGTTAAACAGATTAATGAAGTAATATATCTTGGGCGAGAAGAGCAGGGCAGTCACTTACTGAACACGCACAAGTCTTTAGTTTGGCAAATGAACAAAGGATTTTGCAACACAAATGCATAAATAATGTAAACGTTGCAGAACAAGTTAGCAAGGTCACTTACAGAAAAAAAAGTAAATCCAGCATGAGAGATTTGAAAAGTAAGGAACTTGTGGAAAACTTGCATTGGTGTTGATTAGAGTTTGGGGCCACCCTACCAGTGTACTAACATCTGTGTAACTATTCATTTCAGTAGTATTTAAGGGGAAACTAGACTGACATGTGAATGGGAAGAGAATAGATAGTTACAATGGTAAGTTGAGGATGCTCATGTGGATTCTATGATAAACATCAGCATCAACAGGACCAAAACAAATTATGGGACTTGAAaatttgtggggtttttttgtcatttttgtgATAAAGTTAATACTGGCAATTTTTTTTATGTAAACGTGAACAAAATAAATTTGCACCTTTTTAGAATCTTGACTTTTGAGGATAATGAAACACGTAATTTTGAAGAAAATGACACATACAAAGGATTTAGTTTTAAAAAGATTTGATTTCTTTTTCTTAGTCTGTTAGTTTGGTTTATATCAGTTGATTAATGGTTTGATTTTAAATTAATCAATTGTATGTTTATAGTTTTTTGTTCTGAAtttagagtttttaaaaaattaagcatGTGTCTATTAGAACTCAGGATTCCAAGTAATCTATACAGTCCTACAAACCTGTTTGGCCATTCATTGACATGTCATTTGATCTGGAATCGAATAGCCTATCCTTCAATAATTATCAATATATCAATCTCCTGTTTAATAATTTACAGCTGTCAAAAAATTAGAAGCTTGTGCTAGCTTTTATGCATGAAGTATTTCCTACCTTTACTTCAGCAAGGTTtgacttctgattttttttggttGTGCTTCTAGTCAAGTACACCCAAGTAGCAGAGAGAAGttcttctatcaagtcaccctttaaccttctaaattgcTAGtttgctcaacctctcctcataatgaACCCATACACTCCAGATGTGGTTCTAGTAAACCTTCGATTCACTTTGTTGCAGACCAACTAGTGCATTAAGCTTCAGTGACCAGAAATGCTCCCTCCAGGTGTGCTCTAATCAAAGTTTCGTACATCCATATGTGCAGATGCTTTAATTGGAAAGGATAATGTCTATTAATGTTTTAGATCATTTTCTGATCCTGTTTAACAGATTTTAACCCATCTACTCCACCTCCAAGTGTCTCTCGACCTGTATTGTTTCTTGCTTTCCACCATTCCAAAGGTATCCCATTTCATCCTTTTTAGCTCTAAAGTGGAAAGCTAATCATTTGCCTGCATCAAAATCTATTTGTCATGAGCTCATCCATTCACTTAAtctgtcaatttctctttgtAATTTTGTGCTTTCATTTACAACACTTACAAGGTAATTGTACAGATTACCAGTTGTATGGAAACGCCatcttagaacaaagaaaattccagcacttggacagacccttcggccctccaagtctgcactgatcgaggtcctctatctcaacctgccacctattttctaagggtctgtatccctttgcttcctgcccattcatgtatctgtgtaGATACATCGTAAATGACGCTATCATTcatgcctctaccacttctgctggcaacacattccaggcccccactcactttgaacttgtaACCTCTGGTAGTTGAATTTCACACTCTgagggaaaaagcttcttgctatctaccctgtctataccccttatgattttgtagacctcaatcaggtttccCCCTTCAACCTCTCTGTTTCTAATGAaagtaatcctaatctattcaacctctcttcatagctaatgtcctccatacaaggcaacatcctggtgaatctcctcttcaccctctccaaagcatccacatccttttggtaatgtggcgaccagaactgtttaCAGTATTCCAAATACGGCCAAaacaaagtcctatacaactgttatatgacctgccaactcttgtactcaataccctgtccagtagaggaaagcatgccatatgccttcttgaccactttattgaCCTGCATTggcaccttcaaggaacaatggacctaaacactcagatctctctgtacatcaatgttccccaggacttttccattttctgtatagtttgctcttaaattagatcttccaaaatgcatcacctcgcatttgctcggattgaactccatctgccactcctctgcccattttCCAATCTATCTGTGttttgctgtattctctgacattcCCCTTCTCCATCTGCttctccaccaatcttggtgtcatctgcaaacttgctaatcaggcaactgATACCTTCCCCCATATCATTCATATGTATCACGAACAACAGTGGTCCttgcacagatccttgtggaacaccactggttacaggtctccattttgagaaactcccttccactactactctgtctcctgttgcccagccagttctctatccatctaggtAGAATACCGTGGATCCCGTGCggcttcaccttctccatcagcctaccaagaggaaccttattaaaagccttactaaagtccatgtatatgacatctacagcccttgctccatcaatcaactttgtcacctcctcaaagaattctattaggattgtaagacatgatcttcccCACACTAAAccattactgataagcccattttcttcgaaatgggaatagatcctatccctcagtatcttctccagcagcttccctatcactgacgtcaggctcaccagtctataattatctggagtatCCCTATTACCCTCcttaaacaaagggacaacattagcaattctcccgtcaaggatgctgcaaagatatctgttaaagccccagctatttcctcccctgcttccctcagtaacctgagggtttttaaaatctttttaaatTACTTTGCATTTACACTTGATTTTAAATTATAAATCATTAAAATTACTTACTTTTATGTAATGCTTTACCACACAAACCACAAATTGCACTTGGAAATAATTCAATGTAAAGCCACACATACTTTTATTTAGAAGAAATCTGGAAAATCTGGATATGGGCATTCATTTTTCCAGAATTAATCTTTTGTGCTATGAATGTTTCAACAATTAAAATTATGTGATTTTGTACAATAGGATTTTGATTGGTTGTGCTCCTTCAAAGTTCCTGTAAATGGTTGCTTTTTTGGTTTTTCCCCATAAGTTACAGGCTGGTGTTTCTCTCATCATaggcaacatatttttaaaaatgtagaagaGCAGTGGCACAGGTCTTTTTCAAATGTTTGGACAGATTCAAGTTTTCTTATTTCTTGTTTTGTGTAGGATGAATATAGGAATTCAATGCCTGCTTCTAGCTTCCAGCAACAGAAATTGCGTGTGTGTGAAATTTGTTCTGCATATCTGGGTCTTCATGACAACGATCGTCGGCTTGCTGATCACTTTGGAGGCAAACTGCACTTGGGGTTTATTCAAATCCGAGAGAAATTAGATCATTTGAAGGTAATTTTAAGACCCTTTTTGTGCTGGAAAGTGTAGAAATGCATAACTGTATTTTTGGGATGTACGTTAACAAAGCAATTTTCTCTTCAATATCTGTGATTTATTTTAAGTCAGAAAGAAGTAATGTAGTATGTAATGTAATTATTTACTTCGCTTGAAGAAAGTTTCCATATATCATCATTACATGGGTGCATTTATCTTTCATATAATAATTCCAATCAGGTAAATATTTTGGGATTCTCATTGCCTCCTTTGTTTGCAATTGTAGAAGATTGTGGCAGAGAAGCAAGAGAAAAGAAATCAGGAGCGCTTAAGGAGGCgagaagaaagggaaaaagaagAAAGGATGAAAAGGAAGTAGGttaaattacatttaaatttgaaATGCAAATCTGACTTGTTTACGATTTTTGATAGGAATTAAACATGGGAAGCATTTTTGGATGCTCTTCACTTGGTCCACAGCTAAAATGCTTTATGgaggaaacattgattttactatGATTAATCTTTATTATCAGTCGCTCTGAAATGGTTTTCTAAAGCAATGCAAAATATTAGGCTGTCTACACTGCCCAGTATAGTTCTCTAATTGAAGTATTAAATATTGCCTTACAGGTCCAGATCACGTAGCAGGGATCGCAGGAGGTATGTCTATTATATGGTATTGGCATTTATGGAGTGATGTGAAATTTTTGAAAAGGCTGTTTTCAAGTCCCATTGCAAGTCTTAAGCTCAACAATCTATGCTGACGCTCCAGAGGGGTGTTGAGCAAGTTGCTGTATTGTCAGgggagctttttttttaatggaatgcTAAACCACAGCCCAGCTTTAGTGTCAAGTAGATAAAAAGAATCCCATTGATACTCTTGGAAAAGAGCAGAGGAGTTAACTCCAGCGTCCTAGCTAATATGTATCCCTTAATTGACACAGTGATACATTATCATGATTTTCATATCACATTGCTTAGAACTTGCTATATGTGAGTTGCCTGTCacgtttcttattttaaagaagcAACTACTTTTCAAAGTATGTACTTGTAAAACTCTTTAAGGTATCTCATGTTCATGATGTGCACTGTATTTTTTAAACAAGCTCTGTGATCTGAAGTGATCATCTACTCTGATCTGAAGTGAATGTCAGTATCCCTAAAGATTAGATACATTGGAAATTTGACATTACTCTCTCAAAACTGTCAGCTTTGAATTTGAATCAATgaattgggctgctttgtcctggatgatgtgaagtttcctgtttgttttcggagctgcattcatccagactaTTGGGGAGTATTCAGTGATACTCCTGACTTGGCCTTCTATAGAAGATGGCCAAAACTGGAGGAgtgaggaagtgagttactccAGGGTCTCTAGGCTCGAACTTCCCTTTGTACCCATAGTACTTATATGACAAGTCCAGATGTGTTTCAGGTCCATGCTAAATGCAGTGATGTTAGTGGGAAATTATtattggtaatgccattgaatgtcaacagGTTCTGCTTAGATTGTCTTTTTGGAGATTGTCATTGTCTGACACTTGtatggtatgaatgttacttgccacttgtcagccaaatCTCTCATTGTTCTGGtcctgctgcatttgaacatggactgcttcagcatttaGGAGTCATGATTAGTGGTAAATGTTTTatagtcatcagcaaacatctctgcTGTGAAATTATGATGGAAGATTGGTCATTGTTGAAGTAGCTGAGAAAGTTGGACCTAGATtaattcctgcagagatgaccgCCTTCAGGCAACTACAACTATCTTCCTTTTGTGCCTGGTATGACTCCCAACTAGCACAATGTTTCCCTTGATTCCCCCGACTTTAGTTTTGCTTGAGTTCCTTGAAGCTCTGCTCCGTCAAATGTGGCCCTGACGTGACAGACAATCACACTCACCTCACCTCAAATTCAGCTGTTTTATTTATACAATCAGGTGATCAAGGTAAAagccaaactgagtgtcagtgagcaaaTTGTTGATtagtgttgcttgatagcactgttgatgacactttctaaCGCTATTCTTCATGATGATCGAGGATTGACTGAGGCTGGTAATTGACCGAGTAAAGGTGGCTCTTTTCCATCCCTATAGAAcataatgaaccagatggattttcacgAGCATCATTCGatgtttttaattccagaatttttttgaattgaaatttcacaACCCGCTGTGGAGGGGTTCAAACCTGCATCCACAGTACATTAGCCTGTCTTTTTTGGATTCCTAGGCCAGTGACAATATCACGATGCAACTGCCTACCCCATCGCACTGTCTCGCTGAGAATTCAATAACTAAAGCTCCTCTTTCAAAGCAAAAAGCTAGCATCTGATGTTTGTTTGATTAAGGCTTCATCAAATTCCTGCATCTGAAAGCACTCTGTAGATCTGGATTCAGTTTTAATACTAGAGTATGCACTCAGCACATTGCAGTTCAAGTTCACCTGTCCTACTTAAAGAAATAGGAGCAAACCAAGTGGCCATTCAAATCTGATCCTCGCTTCAGTCAGATCCTTACTGGCAATTTTATCTTCATTTTCATGTTTAATTCCTATGTCCCTTTACTTCTTTTGAGTCCAGAAATGTATTGATCTCTGTCTTGGATAATTTCCCTGACCACTGTGCTCTGGAGTGGACAATTCCAAAGATACTAAACcaagtgaagaagtttctctgtGTCTCAGCTGAAAACAGCCAATTGGCTGAAACTATGTACTCTAACTCTACATTTACCAGATCCACTCGGTGTCAGAATCTTGTGTGTCTTGTTGGCTTGTCCATCTAAATCCAAGTGAAGAGAGGGAGGGCTATCCTACTCCACCTTTCATTGGATTTTTATGTCTCCATCCCCTCCACTCCAACTGCCACACGCACAAAAGCACCCGCAtccctcatcccaggaattaatctAATACCCCTTTAGGTATGGAGATCAAAATTACATGCACTTTTCTTTAGATGTGGTTTGATCAAAATCCTGCATTGTAGAATGATTTCCGCAATTTTGTAGACTAACATTGTTGTAGTAAAGATTGATACACCACTTGCCTTTCTAATGGTTGTACCTGCATTTTTATTGTTGTGTTTCATGTCCGAGGATACCCAATGCTGCCTCCTGCTAACACTATTTACTGCTTGTCACTATTTACTGTTGTGTTTTTCTGTTCTCTACACAAATGAAAATCACTTCTAGTGATGCTGGAAATGTTTTCATATGTCTCCACATTACCAATTAACAATTAGTTAATTTATACTTTCAAAATGCTCACAGGTCAAGATCGCGTGATCATAGGCGGAAACGTTCAGGTTCCCCCAGTCACGAGCGGCGCAAATCAAGATCCAGATCCAGAGACCGTGATAGGCGCCGAAGACATAGGTCCCGTTCACATAGCCGCAGCAGAGGACACTGTCGCAGCTCAAGAGACAAAAGCAGGGAGAGGAGTTCAAAGCATAAGTAAGACTGGTGAAATTTTTGAATCAAACTAAATTTCTGGAATATTGTTATAAATCATTATAATAGTAATTT contains the following coding sequences:
- the luc7l gene encoding putative RNA-binding protein Luc7-like 1 isoform X1 is translated as MSAQAQMRAMLDQLMGTSRDGDATRQRVKFSDDRVCKSHLLGCCPHDILSGTRMDLGECTKIHDLALRADYEIAAKERDLFFELDAMEHLESFIVDCDRRTDIAKKRLTETQEEISAEVAAKAERVHELNEEIGKLLAKAEQLGAEGNVEESQKVMQEVERVRTKKREAEDEYRNSMPASSFQQQKLRVCEICSAYLGLHDNDRRLADHFGGKLHLGFIQIREKLDHLKKIVAEKQEKRNQERLRRREEREKEERMKRKSRSRSRDRRRSRSRDHRRKRSGSPSHERRKSRSRSRDRDRRRRHRSRSHSRSRGHCRSSRDKSRERSSKHKSSRDRSPRGKSRDKDRKEKSSSERKHESTNGKSEFNATSPEEREAGEI
- the luc7l gene encoding putative RNA-binding protein Luc7-like 1 isoform X2: MDLGECTKIHDLALRADYEIAAKERDLFFELDAMEHLESFIVDCDRRTDIAKKRLTETQEEISAEVAAKAERVHELNEEIGKLLAKAEQLGAEGNVEESQKVMQEVERVRTKKREAEDEYRNSMPASSFQQQKLRVCEICSAYLGLHDNDRRLADHFGGKLHLGFIQIREKLDHLKKIVAEKQEKRNQERLRRREEREKEERMKRKSRSRSRDRRRSRSRDHRRKRSGSPSHERRKSRSRSRDRDRRRRHRSRSHSRSRGHCRSSRDKSRERSSKHKSSRDRSPRGKSRDKDRKEKSSSERKHESTNGKSEFNATSPEEREAGEI